The Sulfurimonas hydrogeniphila genome includes a window with the following:
- the dnaA gene encoding chromosomal replication initiator protein DnaA: protein MNIGQEVLQALKDEISELEYNRYIRHLSYDIKKSTADLAIFYAPNALVVNWIKNKYREKIAHLFEVKNGSKVNVEITLKNSIEKRKTKKAVEVKQSSSLLNPSHSFDNFMVGGSNQFAYAAVKSVSENAGKVYNPLFIYGGVGLGKTHLMQAAGNVFQNKGKIVIYTTVEQFLNDFIRHVRNKTMERFQEKYRKCDVLLIDDIQFLSNKEGIQEEFFHTFEALKGAGKQIILTADKHPKKIGGLEARLQSRFEWGLVADIQPPELETKIAIIKKKCEINKVKLSEDIVNYIATVIDSNVREIEGILSKLHAYSQLMHVDIDLDFTKNVLKDQMNENRANLTMETITEVVAKDLNIKPSEIRSKGRSKNIVYARRIAIYICRELTQNTMPQLAQYFGMKDHTAISHTIKKINNLLKDDEDFKVKIDELTNKITSIS from the coding sequence GTGAATATAGGTCAAGAAGTATTACAGGCACTCAAAGATGAAATAAGTGAACTCGAATATAACAGATATATAAGACATCTCTCTTATGATATAAAAAAATCTACTGCTGATTTGGCTATATTTTATGCTCCCAATGCACTGGTTGTCAACTGGATTAAAAATAAATACAGAGAAAAAATAGCACATCTTTTTGAAGTAAAAAACGGTTCCAAAGTAAATGTAGAAATAACGCTTAAAAACAGTATAGAAAAAAGAAAGACAAAAAAAGCCGTAGAAGTAAAACAAAGCAGCTCTTTGTTAAATCCTTCACACTCTTTTGACAACTTTATGGTCGGAGGTTCCAACCAGTTTGCCTATGCTGCTGTAAAAAGTGTCAGCGAAAATGCAGGAAAAGTTTACAATCCTTTGTTTATCTACGGTGGTGTCGGTCTTGGAAAAACCCACCTCATGCAGGCAGCCGGCAATGTTTTTCAAAATAAGGGAAAAATTGTCATATATACGACAGTTGAGCAGTTTTTAAATGATTTTATCCGACATGTACGGAACAAAACAATGGAACGTTTTCAGGAAAAATACCGTAAATGTGATGTACTGCTTATTGATGATATTCAGTTTTTAAGCAATAAAGAAGGTATTCAAGAAGAATTTTTTCACACTTTTGAAGCTTTAAAAGGTGCCGGAAAGCAAATTATTCTCACGGCTGACAAACATCCTAAAAAAATCGGCGGTCTTGAAGCGCGTCTGCAAAGCAGATTTGAATGGGGGCTCGTTGCCGATATACAGCCACCGGAATTAGAAACAAAAATAGCCATCATCAAGAAAAAATGTGAAATAAACAAGGTAAAACTCTCCGAAGATATAGTCAACTACATAGCAACCGTCATCGACAGCAATGTAAGAGAAATTGAAGGAATACTTTCCAAACTCCATGCCTATTCACAACTGATGCATGTTGACATTGATCTGGATTTTACAAAAAATGTGCTCAAAGACCAAATGAACGAGAACAGAGCAAACCTTACAATGGAAACCATTACCGAAGTTGTAGCCAAAGATCTCAACATCAAACCAAGTGAAATACGTTCAAAAGGCAGAAGCAAAAATATTGTATATGCCCGTAGAATTGCCATATATATCTGCCGCGAACTCACACAAAACACAATGCCTCAACTTGCACAGTATTTTGGCATGAAAGACCATACCGCCATCAGCCATACCATTAAAAAAATCAACAATCTGCTTAAAGATGATGAAGATTTTAAAGTAAAAATTGATGAACTTACAAACAAAATAACATCTATCTCCTGA
- the ruvC gene encoding crossover junction endodeoxyribonuclease RuvC: MTILGIDPGTRNMGYALISLQNSKISLIEAGLIKMKAEDLQFQIPQMVEGLSSIFENHVIDEVAMEDIFYAHNPATTIKLAQFRGAIMLKLLQEFGQFHEYTALQVKRALTGKAKAQKEQVAFMVQRLLNIKKEIKPLDISDAMAVAITHSQRVKLKKG; the protein is encoded by the coding sequence ATGACTATACTTGGTATAGATCCCGGAACCAGAAATATGGGGTATGCACTTATTTCGTTACAAAATTCCAAAATATCGCTTATCGAAGCGGGACTTATAAAAATGAAGGCAGAAGATTTGCAGTTTCAAATACCGCAAATGGTTGAAGGATTGAGCAGTATATTTGAAAATCATGTTATTGACGAAGTAGCCATGGAAGATATATTTTATGCCCACAATCCCGCAACAACAATTAAGCTGGCACAGTTTCGCGGAGCAATAATGCTAAAACTTTTGCAGGAGTTTGGACAGTTTCATGAATATACGGCGCTGCAGGTAAAAAGAGCGCTTACAGGCAAGGCAAAAGCACAAAAAGAACAGGTGGCATTTATGGTTCAGCGCCTGTTAAACATAAAAAAAGAGATCAAACCTCTTGATATATCAGATGCCATGGCTGTAGCCATAACACACTCTCAGAGAGTCAAACTAAAAAAAGGATAA
- a CDS encoding pyrimidine/purine nucleoside phosphorylase: MSKFENVNIVKEANIYYDGKVTSRTVEFPDGSIKSLGIMLPGEYTFNTAEKEIMEIMSGDVEVKLPGEEWRTLLVPEIFTVPADSSFEIKIKSVTDYCCSYIK, encoded by the coding sequence ATGTCAAAATTTGAAAATGTGAATATTGTAAAAGAGGCAAATATTTATTATGACGGAAAAGTAACGAGCAGAACAGTTGAATTTCCTGACGGAAGTATAAAGTCTTTGGGAATTATGCTGCCGGGCGAATATACTTTTAATACGGCAGAGAAAGAGATTATGGAGATCATGAGCGGTGATGTGGAAGTAAAACTGCCAGGCGAAGAGTGGCGCACACTTCTTGTGCCTGAAATTTTTACAGTACCGGCCGACTCTTCATTTGAAATAAAAATAAAGAGTGTAACCGATTACTGCTGTTCTTATATAAAATAA